The following coding sequences are from one Triticum dicoccoides isolate Atlit2015 ecotype Zavitan chromosome 4A, WEW_v2.0, whole genome shotgun sequence window:
- the LOC119288548 gene encoding putative vesicle-associated membrane protein 726, whose protein sequence is MGPPPKKLVYSFVGRGTTVLADHAEASGNFASVAAQCLQKLPPNNNRLSYNCDGHTFNYHIHDGFTYCVVATESAGRQLPIGFIERVKEDFAKKYSGGKAKTAGPNSLKREFGPKLKEHMKYCDLHPEEIDKLAKVKAQVSEVKGVMMQNIEKVLDRGEKIELLVDKTEDLRSQAQDFKKQGTKIRQKMWWENMKIKLIAFGIIVLLILCIILTVCRDFKCW, encoded by the exons ATGGGGCCTCCTCCGAAGAAGCTGGTCTACAGCTTCGTGGGGCGCGGCACCACGGTGCTGGCCGACCACGCCGAGGCCTCCGGCAACTTCGCCTCCGTCGCTGCCCAGTGCCTCCAGAAGCTCCCGCCCAACAACAACCGGCTCAGCTACAACTGCGACGGCCACACCTTCAACTACCACATCCACGATGGATTCA CATATTGTGTTGTTGCTACCGAGTCTGCTGGTCGGCAACTTCCAATCGGCTTCATTGAGAGGGTTAAGGAGGATTTCGCCAAGAAATACAGCGGAGGAAAAGCCAAAACTGCTGGTCCCAATAGCCTCAAACGAGAATTTGG GCCTAAACTTAAAGAACACATGAAGTATTGTGACCTGCATCCTGAGGAAATTGACAAGCTTGCAAAAGTGAAGGCTCAGGTTTCAGAGGTGAAGGGAGTGATGATGCAAAACATTGAAAAG GTACTAGATCGTGGTGAGAAAATCGAACTGCTTGTCGATAAGACCGAGGATCTCCGCTCACAG GCACAAGATTTCAAGAAGCAAGGAACAAAGATACGGCAGAAGATGTGGTGGGAGAACATGAAGATAAAGCTCATCGCTTTTGGCATCATTGTCTTGCTGATCCTCTGCATCATCTTGACAGTTTGCCGCGACTTCAAATGCTGGTGA
- the LOC119288550 gene encoding protein SULFUR DEFICIENCY-INDUCED 2-like, giving the protein MVQAGLAQPAPSTGAPAMAAAAAAVHVALKIPSGGGPYARAKHYQLVEKDLDASIAWFWKAIETGDKVDSALKDMAVVMKQRGYLDDAVDAIRSLRHLCLGKQSQESLDNILLDLYKASGRTKEEIELLKHKLRRIYHGQAFPADKATKRARSHGRKIHVSVQQETSRVLGNLAWAYMQQRNFMAAEAVYRKAQMVEPDANKACNLALCLMEQGRLGDAEGVLADVVAGAFRDGREREHGGGKVVRKAEELLERIRAETGGGGEKEAGEEDGAEADEMAELLDMVARQWAAPYRKSHRRLPVFEEITPFGREQMAC; this is encoded by the exons ATGGTTCAGGCCGGATTGGCTCAGCCGGCGCCGAGCACGggggcgccggcgatggcggcagcggcagcggcggtgcACGTCGCGCTCAAGATCCCCTCCGGCGGCGGGCCGTATGCACGGGCCAAGCACTACCAG CTAGTGGAGAAGGACCTGGACGCGTCGATCGCGTGGTTCTGGAAGGCGATCGAGACGGGGGACAAGGTGGACAGCGCGCTCAAGGACATGGCGGTGGTGATGAAGCAGCGCGGCTACCTGGACGACGCCGTGGACGCCATCCGGTCGCTGCGCCACCTCTGCCTGGGGAAGCAGTCGCAGGAGTCCCTGGACAACATCCTGCTCGACCTCTACAAGGCCAgcgggcgcaccaaggaggagatCGAGCTGCTCAAGCACAAGCTCCGCCGGATCTACCACGGCCAGGCATTCCCCGCCGACAAGGCCACCAAGCGCGCCCGCTCCCACGGCCGCAAGATCCACGTCTCCGTCCAGCAGGAGACGTCCCGGGTGCTGGGCAACCTCGCCTGGGCCTACATGCAGCAGCGCAACTTCATGGCGGCCGAGGCCGTGTACCGCAAGGCGCAGATGGTGGAGCCCGACGCCAACAAGGCCTGCAACCTCGCGCTGTGCCTCATGGAGCAGGGCCGGCTGGGGGACGCCGAGGGGGTGCTCGCCGACGTGGTCGCCGGCGCGTTCCgcgacgggagggagagggagcacggCGGCGGGAAGGTCGTCAGGAAGGCGGAGGAGCTGCTGGAGCGGATCAGGGCGGagacaggcggcggcggcgagaaggAGGCCGGGGAGGAGGACGGCGCCGAGGCCGACGAgatggcggagcttctggacatggtGGCCAGGCAGTGGGCCGCGCCGTACCGGAAGAGCCACCGGAGGCTGCCCGTGTTCGAGGAGATCACACCCTTCGGCAGGGAGCAGATGGCTTGCTAG